The genomic region GGCTGACGTGTTTTCCGATAATGATTCGATGCTCGCCAGAATCCAGGCGGGAGGGGGTGGGTCTTATAGCATCATTTACCCGTCGGATTACATGGTCAATAAGATGGCGGGGTTGAATTTACTGACGGAACTCGATCGCGATCGCCTCGTCGGTCTCGACCGCCTGTTTCCCCGCTTTCAAGATCCCCTCTACGACCCGGGAAATCGTTACAGCGTGCCGATTAGTTGGGGAACCACGGGTCTGGTCTACAATGCCAAAAAATTAAACCCCCCTCCCGAAGATTGGGATTATTTATGGGAACACCGCAATAAATTATCCCGGCGGATTACATTAATCAACGACGTGCGCGAGGTGATGGGCGCGTCGTTGCGGAGTTTGGGCTATTCTTACAATTCCACCGATGCCGACGAGATTCGCGCGGCTTACGAACATTTGGCCGACCTCAAACCCGCGATCGCCTCGTTTACCACCGATGCCTGGCGCCCGCAAATTCTCACCGGAGACCTGCTCGCGGCGATGTGCTTTTCGGCAGATGCCAGTTTGGTCATGGAAGAAAACCCGGATTTAGACTATGTTTTACCCAAAAGTGGCTCTTCCATTTGGGGCGATACTTTAGTCATTCCCCAATTTGCACCGAATCCAGATGCGGCTTATCAATGGATTAATTTTATGCTCGAACCGGATGTCGCCGCGTCGATGACCGAACGGTTGAGTTTTGCCACCCCCAATCGAGCCGCGTTCCAACAACTCCCCGAGGAAATTCGCAACAACCCGACTCTGTTTCCTCCCGAGGAAGCGCTCGAAAAAAGCGAAAGTATCCAACCTGTGGGCAAAGCGGCGGAGATTTACGATCTTTACTGGACGCGGTTGACGAGTAGTTAATGGGATTAAAACTCTTGGATTCAAATCGTTGGAGCCGAGGGTTGGGGCCGAGGTTTGGGGCCGAGGTTTGGGGCGATCGATCGCCCCAAAATCTAAAATCTAAAATCTAAAATCTAAAATTTAACATCTAACATCTAACATTCGGGGTAAATTTGTGGCTGTGTCTTCTAAACCGTCTCCACCAACACCTTCGGGTTCGAGGTCTGAAGGAGGAATCGATCGCCTCTCGGCTAAACTACTCGGCCCTCTGGTCTTATTAGGCCCACCGGGGATTTGGCTGGCATTGTTATTGGTGATTCCCACCCTAGTCATTTTCGAGTTGAGTTTAGTTCCCGATATTCGTCCGGGAGATTTGGTCATTCCTTCGGGATTGGATAATTATTTCCGAGTGTTCGAGCCACTCAACTTGCAAGTGATCGGGCGATCGCTGTTTTTCGCCACGGGAACTACCCTATTTTGTTTGTTACTCGGATTTCCCGTGGCCTACTGGATTGCGTTACTGTCCCCGCGACGGTGGCGCAATTTAATTTTACTCGCCTTCGTTTTGCCCTTGTGGACTTCTTCTCTGTTGCGCTCTTACGCTTGGATTACGATTTTGCGGCGGACTGGAGTGTTAAATTCGATCGTCACTAGCATCGGCTTACCGCCGATTAATATTCTCAATACCAGTAATGCGGTGATCGTCGGCATGACTTACAGTTTTTTGCCGTACATGGTATTGATTCTCTATGCATCGTTGGAAAAACTCGATCGCCGACTGCTCGAAGCGGCTGCGGATTTGGGCGCCAATCCCGTGCAAGCCTTTTGGAAAGTGACGGTCCCGCAATGTTTCACGGGAATTGCGGCGGGTTCGTTGCTCGTATTTATCAGTGGGTTGGGGGATTTTGTCAATCCGGAGCTCCTCGGTGGGGCGTCGAGTATGACCGTTTCTCGGTTGATTTACAACCAATTTCTGGGAGCTACCCAAAATTGGGGCTTTGGGTCGGCTTTGAGTATGGTATTGATTTTATTCGTCAGCGTGGCGATCGCCTTGTTAATTCGATTTGGAGAAG from Oxynema aestuarii AP17 harbors:
- a CDS encoding ABC transporter substrate-binding protein translates to MPPTVLNSHRPSQLTRGGGTRRQFLKASSAALSGLALSSCGWTLANVQPTAPTDPNKLYIYTWAGYTDDELLERFRERTGISVVADVFSDNDSMLARIQAGGGGSYSIIYPSDYMVNKMAGLNLLTELDRDRLVGLDRLFPRFQDPLYDPGNRYSVPISWGTTGLVYNAKKLNPPPEDWDYLWEHRNKLSRRITLINDVREVMGASLRSLGYSYNSTDADEIRAAYEHLADLKPAIASFTTDAWRPQILTGDLLAAMCFSADASLVMEENPDLDYVLPKSGSSIWGDTLVIPQFAPNPDAAYQWINFMLEPDVAASMTERLSFATPNRAAFQQLPEEIRNNPTLFPPEEALEKSESIQPVGKAAEIYDLYWTRLTSS
- a CDS encoding ABC transporter permease, translating into MAVSSKPSPPTPSGSRSEGGIDRLSAKLLGPLVLLGPPGIWLALLLVIPTLVIFELSLVPDIRPGDLVIPSGLDNYFRVFEPLNLQVIGRSLFFATGTTLFCLLLGFPVAYWIALLSPRRWRNLILLAFVLPLWTSSLLRSYAWITILRRTGVLNSIVTSIGLPPINILNTSNAVIVGMTYSFLPYMVLILYASLEKLDRRLLEAAADLGANPVQAFWKVTVPQCFTGIAAGSLLVFISGLGDFVNPELLGGASSMTVSRLIYNQFLGATQNWGFGSALSMVLILFVSVAIALLIRFGEAKPKT